A portion of the Nitrospirota bacterium genome contains these proteins:
- a CDS encoding PAS domain S-box protein, with translation MPGKRRAGPSIRRKRSQRNPDQREARLRAILDGALDAVIGMDASGRITDWNKRAEVIFGWMRGEALGRRLDDTIIPPRYREAHERGLQHFLASGDGPILNRRIETTALRRDGTEFPAELTVTALKEGKSYSFSAFVADITERKQAEEALKKSQQILEQAQQVAQLGIWHWDIPTNTVTWSDQLYRLFGLKPGDFPATYEGFLSLVHPEDRDALRTTIDCTYRSGRSYETQFRALRQDGTFWWNHSRGEVIRNANGVSIAMIGVAQDVTERKRAERDLQQREEQLWEMLGQREQLSQDLHDNIIQKIYAVGLHLEESKQLLAEDVTAASGNLDRAIADLNGVIRDVRNYISGIDPGTISSTRLRAELAKLVHDAEGALLPRFRLRLDPDAIARLNVEQAKQVLLIAREALSNSLRHSRARNGFLSLRAQPDRLRLEIVDDGIGFDARQDDLSGHGLRNMTTRAQKLGGRFEVVSAPGQGTRIIVDFPKE, from the coding sequence ATGCCAGGGAAACGAAGGGCCGGCCCAAGCATCCGACGGAAGAGAAGCCAACGGAACCCCGACCAGCGCGAGGCCCGCCTGCGCGCGATCCTGGACGGCGCGCTCGACGCCGTGATCGGGATGGACGCGAGCGGAAGGATTACGGATTGGAATAAACGGGCCGAAGTCATTTTTGGATGGATGCGAGGCGAAGCGCTTGGGCGAAGACTCGACGACACGATCATCCCTCCCCGATATCGAGAAGCCCACGAGCGCGGCCTTCAACATTTCCTCGCCAGCGGCGATGGCCCTATCCTGAACCGGCGCATCGAGACCACCGCCTTGCGCCGAGACGGGACCGAGTTCCCGGCAGAGCTCACCGTGACGGCTTTGAAGGAGGGGAAGTCCTACTCCTTCAGCGCATTCGTCGCCGACATCACCGAACGCAAGCAGGCGGAGGAGGCTCTGAAGAAGAGCCAGCAAATCCTCGAGCAGGCCCAGCAGGTGGCCCAATTGGGCATCTGGCACTGGGACATCCCGACCAATACGGTGACTTGGTCCGACCAGTTGTACCGCCTTTTCGGCCTCAAGCCCGGTGACTTCCCCGCAACCTACGAGGGATTTCTCAGCCTGGTCCATCCAGAGGATCGGGACGCACTCCGTACCACCATTGATTGCACCTACCGGAGCGGTCGGTCGTACGAAACGCAGTTCAGAGCTCTCCGCCAGGATGGGACCTTCTGGTGGAACCATTCACGCGGGGAGGTCATCCGGAACGCCAACGGAGTGTCTATCGCCATGATCGGTGTGGCCCAGGACGTCACCGAGCGCAAGCGGGCGGAGAGGGATTTGCAGCAGAGGGAAGAACAACTCTGGGAGATGCTGGGACAGCGAGAGCAACTCTCCCAGGACCTGCACGACAACATCATCCAGAAGATCTACGCCGTCGGTCTTCACCTTGAAGAAAGCAAGCAACTCCTCGCGGAAGACGTGACTGCGGCGTCTGGGAATCTGGATCGGGCCATTGCGGATTTGAACGGCGTGATAAGGGATGTGCGCAACTATATCAGCGGGATCGATCCCGGCACCATCAGCTCGACGCGGCTGCGGGCTGAATTGGCCAAGCTGGTCCATGACGCGGAGGGCGCACTGTTACCGCGATTCCGACTCAGGCTGGACCCGGACGCCATTGCTCGCCTGAACGTGGAACAAGCGAAGCAGGTGCTCTTGATCGCGAGGGAAGCCCTGAGCAACAGCCTTCGACATTCCCGAGCCAGAAACGGGTTCCTGTCGCTCCGGGCGCAACCCGACCGCCTTCGCCTGGAAATCGTCGACGACGGAATCGGCTTCGATGCTCGACAGGATGACTTGTCGGGTCATGGACTCCGCAACATGACGACTCGCGCACAAAAGCTCGGCGGCCGATTCGAGGTCGTCTCCGCCCCCGGCCAGGGCACGAGAATCATCGTGGATTTTCCCAAGGAGTAG
- the uvrC gene encoding excinuclease ABC subunit UvrC — protein sequence MIHLSELQAKLDRLPEQPGVYLMKNARGEILYIGKARVLADRVRSYFQKGGTHTPKTTFMLSQLADIETLVTRSELEALILESNLVKRHKPRFNVVLRDDKHYPYLRLPVKEAFPRLSIVRRVQKDGALYYGPYVPTNALRETLKVIRRVFPLATCEIEIDGKAERACIEFEIKRCMAPCIGNQTSAEYHEIVKQVRQFLEGRDRELLDDLRTRMQAAADREEFEEAARLRDRIFKIERTLEKQRITQTTAADQDVIGLARRGAAVDLQLLFVRGGLLIGRKDFFWPEAAEASDEELVRSAIEQFYNKEMQPPKELLVPTALAEAALIEAWLSEKRGEPVQLVAPERGTRHQLLLLAEENAGAALADHLRDEETDRQAVEELKRLLRLERTPRRIEGFDISNTMGDQSVASMVVWEDGEAKKSDYRRFRIQTVRGANDFASMQEAVVRRYGETEGLPLPDLVLIDGGLGQLAAAMDGLKQAGRTGLPIIGLAKAKGEKEERVFLPNRKNPIFLHPTSPATHLLQRIRDEAHRFAIAYHRKLRGKAMKASRLDQIIGIGEIRRNRLLRKFGSLEAIAKATDEQLREAGVDAKTAAEIRKALSLATP from the coding sequence ATGATCCATCTTTCTGAGCTACAAGCCAAGCTCGACCGTCTCCCGGAGCAGCCGGGCGTCTATCTCATGAAGAACGCCCGGGGGGAGATCCTGTACATCGGCAAGGCCCGCGTGCTGGCCGACCGGGTGCGGTCCTATTTCCAGAAGGGCGGCACGCACACCCCCAAGACCACCTTCATGCTCAGCCAACTGGCCGACATCGAAACCCTCGTGACCCGGTCAGAGCTGGAAGCGCTGATCCTGGAGAGCAACCTGGTTAAGCGCCACAAGCCCCGGTTCAACGTCGTGCTGCGGGACGACAAACACTACCCCTACCTGCGCCTTCCCGTGAAGGAAGCCTTTCCCCGGCTCTCCATTGTCCGGCGGGTTCAGAAGGACGGAGCCCTCTACTACGGCCCCTACGTGCCGACCAACGCCCTGCGCGAGACCCTCAAGGTGATCCGCCGGGTCTTTCCGCTCGCCACCTGCGAGATCGAGATTGACGGAAAGGCGGAGCGGGCCTGCATCGAGTTCGAGATCAAGCGCTGCATGGCCCCCTGCATCGGCAACCAGACCAGCGCGGAATACCACGAGATCGTCAAGCAGGTCCGGCAGTTCCTGGAGGGTCGGGACCGGGAGCTGCTCGACGACCTGCGGACCCGCATGCAGGCAGCGGCGGACCGCGAGGAGTTCGAAGAGGCGGCCCGGCTGCGGGACCGCATCTTCAAGATCGAGCGGACACTGGAAAAGCAGCGCATCACCCAGACCACCGCCGCGGACCAGGACGTGATCGGTCTGGCCCGGCGGGGCGCGGCGGTGGACCTCCAACTGCTGTTCGTCCGGGGCGGCCTCCTGATCGGCCGGAAGGACTTCTTCTGGCCGGAAGCGGCGGAAGCGTCGGACGAAGAGCTGGTCCGCTCCGCGATCGAGCAGTTCTACAACAAGGAGATGCAGCCGCCCAAGGAGCTGCTCGTGCCGACCGCTCTGGCCGAGGCGGCTTTGATCGAAGCCTGGCTGTCGGAGAAAAGGGGCGAGCCAGTCCAGCTCGTCGCCCCCGAGCGGGGAACCAGGCACCAGTTGTTGCTCCTGGCCGAAGAGAACGCCGGCGCCGCCCTGGCCGACCACCTGCGCGACGAGGAGACCGACCGTCAGGCCGTGGAGGAGCTCAAGCGGCTGCTCCGCCTGGAGCGGACTCCCCGGCGCATCGAGGGGTTCGACATTTCCAACACGATGGGCGACCAGTCCGTCGCCTCGATGGTCGTCTGGGAGGACGGCGAGGCCAAGAAATCGGACTACCGCCGGTTCCGCATTCAGACGGTCCGGGGCGCGAACGACTTCGCCAGCATGCAGGAAGCGGTGGTCCGACGCTACGGCGAGACCGAGGGACTGCCGCTGCCCGACCTCGTCTTGATTGACGGAGGATTGGGCCAGCTCGCAGCTGCCATGGACGGCCTCAAGCAGGCCGGACGGACGGGTCTGCCGATCATCGGACTGGCCAAGGCGAAGGGCGAGAAGGAGGAGCGGGTGTTCCTCCCGAATCGGAAGAACCCGATCTTCCTCCATCCCACCTCCCCCGCCACCCACCTGCTCCAGCGCATCCGGGACGAGGCGCACCGCTTCGCCATCGCCTACCACCGGAAGCTGCGCGGCAAGGCCATGAAGGCTTCCCGGCTCGACCAGATCATCGGGATCGGCGAGATCAGGCGGAACCGCCTGCTCCGCAAGTTCGGCAGTCTGGAGGCGATCGCCAAGGCCACGGACGAGCAGTTGCGCGAGGCCGGCGTGGACGCCAAGACCGCCGCAGAAATCCGCAAAGCTCTTTCCCTTGCAACGCCTTGA
- a CDS encoding MarR family winged helix-turn-helix transcriptional regulator, giving the protein MSRAALMDHHEREWQPVAKEVSTGLTKISLALRSHAWRASGAHHISPTQGHVLSFLRSHPHPPMTLTAIAGHLGITPATASQAVQALVRKGLVRKSRSNTDARAVSIFLSAKGRQKAEQAARSDFLATAVESLHPIEQEHLLTALTKLVRTLPGKSKTKG; this is encoded by the coding sequence GTGAGTAGAGCGGCGCTCATGGACCACCACGAGAGGGAGTGGCAGCCCGTTGCCAAGGAGGTCTCAACGGGACTGACGAAGATCAGCCTCGCCCTTCGCAGTCATGCCTGGCGGGCGTCCGGCGCCCACCACATCAGCCCGACCCAGGGCCACGTCCTCTCCTTCCTCCGCTCGCACCCGCATCCCCCAATGACCCTCACCGCTATTGCCGGACACCTGGGCATCACCCCCGCAACGGCCAGCCAGGCGGTTCAAGCTCTCGTCAGAAAAGGGTTGGTCCGGAAGAGCCGTTCCAACACTGACGCTCGGGCTGTTTCCATCTTCCTGTCCGCCAAGGGCAGGCAGAAGGCCGAGCAGGCGGCCCGGTCTGATTTCCTGGCCACGGCGGTCGAGAGTCTGCACCCGATCGAGCAGGAGCATCTCCTGACCGCCCTGACCAAGTTGGTCCGTACGCTTCCCGGAAAGAGCAAGACAAAAGGATAG
- a CDS encoding four helix bundle protein: protein MEFRFPRLRIQMLRSSESVCANLTEGFYSQYSTEYLQSLYRCRREARETVTHLRYAGQVEVLSNKIEFELLDRYAEALQRLGKLISSIERKIAVRGKGRPPFLASPSTDH from the coding sequence ATGGAGTTCCGATTTCCGCGGCTTCGCATCCAGATGCTGAGGTCATCCGAATCAGTGTGTGCAAACCTCACCGAGGGCTTTTATTCCCAATACAGCACCGAGTATCTCCAATCTCTTTATCGATGCAGACGGGAGGCGCGAGAGACCGTCACGCATCTCCGCTATGCTGGGCAAGTCGAAGTGCTATCGAATAAAATAGAGTTTGAGCTACTGGATCGCTATGCAGAGGCCTTGCAGCGATTAGGCAAGCTGATTAGCAGTATCGAGCGTAAGATTGCGGTACGGGGCAAGGGCAGGCCGCCCTTCTTGGCCTCTCCATCTACCGACCACTAA
- a CDS encoding NADH-quinone oxidoreductase subunit N: MTLPLADILAVLPELLVVAAACLVLTLDPVTPRPRKVWLAWLSLGTLAACFVITAAQSQDRLTAFSDLVIIDPYASFWKLLLYAVSGLTILLSLAYLREEGIHLAEYYGFLLLSLSGMMIMVSAADLLTIYLGMELMSLSLYVMAGFKRAEGRSLEASAKYFVLGSFSSGILLYGISLLFGVAGSTRLAAIAAAIGTRGLDDPALLLAMILLVVGFGFKIAVVPFHMWTPDVYEGAPTSVTAFMAVASKAASFGAFLRVFLEGLGGLKANWYGLFMVVCVATLVLGNVVAIVQTNIKRMLAYSSIAHAGYALIGVVVAGQAEADESVRSLGLASVMLYLAVYAFMTLGAFAVVGLLRKGGLEGDEIEDFTGLAKRQPLAALLMLVFMVSLAGIPPTAGFIGKLYLFMAAVKAGLAWLAVVALLFAAVSAYYYLRVVMVMYMREPDSSVTVVPRLAATPALTIVLASAIAGVVLLGLYPDPLIWLTSQAVLALK; encoded by the coding sequence GTGACTCTCCCGTTGGCCGACATTCTCGCCGTCCTCCCCGAGCTGCTCGTCGTGGCGGCGGCCTGCCTCGTGCTGACACTGGACCCGGTCACTCCGCGCCCACGCAAGGTCTGGCTGGCCTGGCTGAGCCTGGGCACGCTCGCCGCCTGTTTCGTGATCACAGCCGCGCAAAGCCAGGACCGACTCACCGCGTTCAGCGACCTGGTCATCATCGATCCCTACGCGAGTTTCTGGAAGCTTCTGCTCTACGCGGTGAGCGGGCTCACGATCCTCCTCTCCCTGGCCTACCTGCGGGAGGAGGGCATCCACCTGGCCGAGTACTACGGGTTCCTGCTCCTCTCGCTCTCCGGCATGATGATCATGGTGTCGGCCGCGGACCTGCTGACGATCTACCTCGGCATGGAGCTCATGTCCCTCTCGTTGTACGTGATGGCCGGGTTCAAGCGGGCCGAGGGCCGCTCGCTCGAGGCGTCGGCCAAGTACTTCGTCCTGGGCTCCTTCTCCTCCGGCATCCTGCTGTACGGGATCTCGCTCCTGTTCGGCGTCGCGGGCAGCACGCGCCTGGCGGCCATCGCCGCCGCGATCGGAACTCGGGGGCTCGACGATCCAGCGCTCCTCCTGGCCATGATCCTGTTGGTCGTCGGCTTCGGCTTCAAGATCGCCGTGGTGCCGTTCCACATGTGGACACCCGACGTGTACGAGGGGGCGCCCACCTCCGTGACCGCGTTCATGGCCGTGGCCTCCAAGGCCGCCAGCTTCGGAGCCTTTCTGCGGGTGTTCCTCGAAGGGCTCGGCGGACTCAAGGCCAACTGGTACGGTCTGTTCATGGTCGTCTGCGTCGCGACGCTGGTCCTGGGGAATGTCGTGGCCATCGTCCAGACCAACATCAAGCGGATGCTCGCTTACTCCAGCATCGCGCACGCGGGCTACGCGCTGATCGGCGTCGTGGTGGCGGGTCAGGCCGAGGCGGACGAGAGCGTCCGGTCGCTGGGCCTGGCCAGCGTCATGCTGTACCTGGCCGTTTACGCCTTCATGACGCTGGGGGCCTTCGCCGTGGTCGGCCTGCTGCGCAAGGGCGGGCTGGAAGGGGACGAGATCGAGGACTTCACGGGGCTGGCCAAGCGGCAGCCGCTGGCGGCGCTCCTGATGCTGGTGTTCATGGTCTCGCTGGCGGGCATCCCGCCGACCGCCGGCTTCATCGGCAAGCTCTACCTCTTCATGGCGGCAGTGAAGGCCGGGTTGGCGTGGCTGGCCGTCGTCGCTCTGCTCTTCGCCGCCGTGTCGGCCTACTACTATCTGCGGGTCGTGATGGTCATGTACATGCGGGAGCCGGACTCGTCGGTCACGGTCGTGCCCCGGCTGGCCGCGACGCCGGCGCTCACGATCGTGCTGGCCTCCGCGATCGCCGGCGTCGTGCTCCTGGGCCTGTACCCCGACCCGCTGATCTGGCTCACGAGCCAAGCCGTGCTGGCGTTGAAGTAG
- a CDS encoding response regulator transcription factor translates to MQKPRAKPIRVLLVDDHAIVRVGLRTALSRAKSIEVVGEAGTAADAVAEACRLKPDVVLMDVRLPDGSGIEACREIQARCADCRVLFLTSYSDEDAVTASIFAGAHGYLLKEIGVESLIRAVETVAAGQSILDPSLAQRALARVKSLSEQAAQGKKKEEEEEEEQLSAQEQRVLALVAKGKTNKEIAAALGLSDKTVKNYLSHVFQKLQVTRRSQAVALFVKKSGQ, encoded by the coding sequence GTGCAGAAGCCTCGTGCGAAGCCGATCCGTGTGCTGCTGGTAGACGACCACGCGATCGTGCGGGTCGGCCTGCGCACGGCGCTCAGCAGAGCCAAGAGCATCGAGGTTGTAGGCGAAGCGGGGACCGCAGCCGACGCCGTCGCCGAGGCCTGCCGCCTGAAGCCCGACGTCGTCCTGATGGATGTCCGCCTCCCGGATGGCAGTGGGATTGAGGCCTGCCGGGAAATCCAAGCTCGCTGCGCCGACTGCCGCGTCCTGTTCCTGACATCCTATTCCGACGAGGACGCCGTCACCGCATCCATCTTCGCCGGAGCCCACGGGTACTTGCTGAAGGAGATCGGCGTTGAGTCTCTCATCCGAGCGGTGGAGACCGTTGCCGCCGGACAATCCATTCTGGACCCATCGTTGGCCCAACGCGCGCTGGCACGTGTGAAATCCTTGTCCGAACAGGCCGCACAGGGAAAGAAAAAGGAGGAGGAGGAGGAGGAGGAGCAATTATCGGCCCAGGAACAACGCGTGCTGGCCTTGGTTGCCAAAGGCAAGACGAACAAGGAAATCGCCGCTGCACTTGGCTTGAGCGACAAGACCGTCAAGAATTATCTCAGCCACGTGTTTCAAAAGCTGCAGGTGACACGCCGCTCCCAAGCCGTTGCCCTTTTTGTGAAGAAATCCGGCCAGTAG
- a CDS encoding YihY/virulence factor BrkB family protein, with product MGFLRLLRGAASDFFRHGCTSLAASLAFFALLSFFPLIYLLLYLVSFIVSQEHIGYEFLLRFLQGFLPTLGDDLAHEMKRVASEQVVRWVVFLAFVWFGMLVFYEVDYTVNVVFGTPRQRSPLVSTAISFALLGLVEALMILSYLVTQITGLLVAYAPRIGGIDLVAVTAHRFLLAYLLPFLLVLIAATCLYRFIPKQHPAWRDAAVGGLVLALLWEFAKHLFGGYVQHLSVYSRMYGSLLVVVLFLLWIYYSAGLLLFGAAIVRRLQAAR from the coding sequence ATGGGGTTTCTCAGACTCCTGAGAGGCGCCGCCTCCGACTTCTTCCGGCACGGCTGCACGAGCCTGGCCGCATCGCTCGCCTTCTTCGCCCTCCTGTCCTTCTTCCCGCTGATCTATCTGCTCCTGTACCTGGTCAGCTTCATCGTGAGCCAGGAGCACATCGGGTACGAGTTCTTGCTGCGCTTCCTGCAGGGATTTCTGCCGACGCTGGGAGACGACCTGGCCCACGAGATGAAACGGGTGGCCTCCGAGCAGGTCGTGCGGTGGGTCGTCTTCCTGGCGTTCGTCTGGTTCGGGATGCTGGTGTTCTACGAGGTGGACTATACGGTCAACGTGGTGTTCGGCACGCCTCGGCAGCGGAGTCCGCTCGTGTCCACGGCGATCTCGTTCGCGCTGCTGGGGCTGGTAGAGGCCCTCATGATCCTGTCCTACCTCGTGACCCAGATCACCGGCCTGCTCGTCGCCTATGCCCCGCGGATCGGCGGCATCGACTTGGTCGCCGTCACCGCCCACCGGTTTCTGCTCGCCTACCTGCTCCCGTTCCTCCTCGTCCTGATCGCCGCCACCTGCCTGTACCGGTTCATCCCCAAGCAGCACCCGGCCTGGCGAGATGCGGCCGTCGGAGGGCTGGTCCTGGCCCTGCTCTGGGAGTTCGCCAAGCACCTGTTCGGCGGCTACGTGCAGCACCTCTCCGTCTACAGCCGGATGTACGGCTCACTCCTGGTCGTGGTGCTGTTCCTGCTGTGGATCTATTACTCGGCGGGGCTGCTGCTCTTCGGGGCCGCCATCGTGCGACGGCTGCAGGCAGCGCGATGA
- a CDS encoding VOC family protein codes for MRVKKLLHTRMRVSDMDETIGFYTEVLGLQVVERKTSPRGSHLAFLAVPNSEELIELCSFPPSGPVKVQEDLVHLAFEVENLDETIRTLTAKGVKITDGPTRTSSGSRFIFIDAPDGYEVELIERPPGTAIV; via the coding sequence ATGCGTGTCAAGAAATTGCTGCACACCCGGATGCGGGTCAGTGACATGGACGAGACCATCGGGTTTTACACCGAAGTGCTGGGGCTCCAGGTCGTCGAGCGCAAGACGTCGCCCCGCGGCTCCCATCTGGCCTTCCTGGCCGTGCCCAACAGCGAGGAACTGATCGAGTTGTGCAGCTTTCCGCCCAGCGGGCCCGTGAAGGTCCAGGAGGATTTGGTGCACCTGGCCTTCGAGGTCGAAAACCTGGATGAGACCATCCGAACGCTGACCGCCAAGGGCGTGAAGATCACCGATGGCCCGACCAGAACCTCCTCGGGCAGCCGTTTCATCTTCATTGACGCCCCGGACGGCTACGAGGTCGAGTTGATCGAACGGCCGCCGGGCACGGCCATCGTGTAA
- a CDS encoding PAS domain S-box protein, producing MQQRQTLVLVAFTCTALIVLGYFLSPAGPPTTHMALGNRLLAISACWISAILVRQAQRSQRALESEVAERTRAEEELRRLTATLEVRVAERTKELATSRTAALNMMEDAEEARRKAEQAEAALRKSAEAIRDLYNNAPCGYHSLDKDGVFVAINDTELQWLGYTRDQVIGNMKASDFLTPESQAIFHATFPRFKAEGSVRDLEFEMVRKDGTILPVLLNATAIMDAEGKYVSSRSTVFDITARKRAEEERDRFFMLSLDMLCIAHKDGHFKRVSPAFTQTLGWSNEELLARPFLDFVHPDDRAATLREVERQVVGGEKVLQFENRYRHKDGSWRILSWKSVPQPDGTMYATARDITERKRQEETLHELNRELERRGAALEEANKELEAFAYSVSHDLRAPLRHIDGFTDLLRRHLAPSLDEKGARYLQTISDSAKQMGRLIDDLLIFSRMGRAEMRLAAVPLDRLVKETLNDLKPDTDGRTIAWHINSLPTVQGDPSMLKQVFLNLIGNAVKYTGPRERAVIEVGRLEQPPASETVIYVKDNGVGFDMQYAHKLFGVFQRLHSANEFEGTGIGLANVRRIVHRHGGRTWAEGEVGKGATFYFSLPGIRGGAA from the coding sequence ATGCAGCAGCGACAGACCCTCGTTCTCGTAGCCTTCACCTGCACCGCGCTGATCGTGTTGGGCTATTTTCTCTCTCCGGCAGGCCCGCCGACCACCCACATGGCGCTCGGCAACCGTCTGCTGGCGATCAGTGCCTGTTGGATCTCCGCCATCCTGGTCAGACAGGCACAGAGAAGCCAGCGAGCGCTGGAGAGCGAGGTCGCAGAGCGCACCCGCGCCGAGGAGGAATTGAGACGGCTGACTGCGACGTTGGAAGTGCGCGTGGCCGAGCGGACCAAGGAGTTGGCTACCTCCCGGACAGCGGCCCTCAACATGATGGAGGACGCCGAAGAAGCCAGGAGAAAGGCGGAGCAGGCGGAAGCCGCGCTGAGGAAGTCCGCGGAGGCGATTCGCGACCTGTACAACAATGCACCTTGCGGATACCACTCATTGGACAAGGACGGCGTCTTCGTTGCCATCAATGACACCGAACTCCAATGGCTCGGCTACACGCGCGACCAAGTGATCGGCAACATGAAGGCCAGCGACTTCTTGACTCCCGAGAGCCAAGCAATTTTCCACGCGACATTTCCGCGGTTCAAGGCAGAAGGCTCCGTGCGCGATCTCGAATTCGAGATGGTCAGAAAAGACGGCACGATCCTGCCCGTACTCCTGAACGCCACCGCCATCATGGATGCGGAAGGCAAGTACGTGTCGAGTCGCTCGACCGTCTTCGACATCACCGCGCGAAAGCGGGCCGAGGAAGAGCGCGACCGCTTCTTCATGCTCTCGTTGGACATGCTTTGCATCGCCCACAAGGACGGCCATTTCAAGCGCGTCAGTCCCGCGTTCACGCAGACGTTGGGGTGGAGCAACGAGGAACTGCTGGCGCGGCCTTTTCTCGACTTCGTGCATCCCGACGACCGTGCGGCCACGCTCCGCGAGGTCGAGAGGCAGGTCGTTGGCGGCGAAAAGGTCCTGCAGTTCGAAAACCGGTACCGGCACAAGGACGGCTCATGGCGCATACTGTCGTGGAAGTCGGTCCCCCAGCCGGACGGGACCATGTATGCCACCGCGCGCGACATCACCGAGCGCAAACGCCAGGAGGAGACCCTGCATGAGCTGAACCGCGAGCTGGAGCGCCGGGGCGCTGCCCTGGAGGAGGCAAACAAGGAGCTGGAGGCCTTCGCCTATTCCGTGTCCCACGATCTGCGCGCCCCGCTGCGCCACATTGACGGGTTTACGGACCTGTTGCGCCGGCATCTCGCCCCTTCCCTCGACGAGAAGGGAGCGAGGTACCTCCAGACGATCTCGGATTCAGCCAAGCAGATGGGCCGTCTCATTGACGACCTGCTGATCTTCTCCCGGATGGGCCGGGCCGAAATGCGCCTCGCGGCCGTCCCCCTCGACCGGCTGGTCAAAGAGACGCTGAACGATCTGAAGCCGGACACGGACGGCCGCACGATCGCGTGGCACATCAACTCGCTCCCCACCGTGCAGGGCGACCCCTCCATGCTCAAACAGGTATTCCTCAACCTGATCGGCAACGCGGTCAAGTACACCGGCCCACGGGAACGGGCGGTCATCGAGGTCGGCCGCCTCGAACAGCCACCGGCCAGTGAGACCGTGATCTACGTCAAGGACAACGGCGTCGGGTTCGACATGCAATACGCCCACAAGCTCTTCGGCGTGTTCCAGCGCCTGCACAGCGCGAACGAGTTCGAGGGCACGGGCATCGGCTTGGCCAACGTCCGCCGCATCGTCCACCGGCACGGGGGACGGACCTGGGCCGAAGGGGAAGTCGGCAAGGGCGCCACCTTTTACTTTTCCCTACCCGGCATACGCGGAGGAGCGGCATGA
- a CDS encoding site-2 protease family protein yields MNGPHWQIGRIFGIPIKVHVSWFLVFGFVTWSLATGYLPDMLPGLSSARYWSMGGTAALLLFGSVLLHELGHSYVALHYRIPIQQITLFVFGGVAQMNREPPGPRAEFLIAIAGPIVSFLLGGALLGVAALVNVGQGLVALGLLLGAVNVQLGLFNLIPGFPLDGGRVLRAGLWAWSGDFHRATKHASLAGQGFGMAIGATGAVLLVGAAPGWIPGPLAANGGWIGLIGLFLFAAARASRRQAAVRASLARATVEELMVRDVVTVPPDLTVEAAVTEHFLRHGYGGFPVVEDGQLLGLVTVQDVQALPQALWPWRQVRDIMQARSSAMETGPHMSAIGALEQMLREGQGRLVVVQDGRVIGLVTRSAIGRFLQLRGLRR; encoded by the coding sequence ATGAACGGTCCCCATTGGCAGATCGGGCGAATTTTCGGCATCCCGATCAAGGTCCACGTGTCCTGGTTTCTGGTCTTCGGGTTCGTGACCTGGAGCCTGGCCACCGGCTACCTGCCCGACATGCTGCCCGGGCTCTCGAGCGCCCGCTACTGGAGCATGGGCGGCACGGCGGCCCTGCTGCTGTTCGGCTCCGTGCTGCTCCACGAGCTGGGCCATTCGTATGTCGCCCTCCACTACCGTATTCCGATCCAGCAGATCACGCTCTTCGTCTTCGGCGGAGTGGCGCAGATGAACCGGGAGCCGCCCGGCCCGCGGGCCGAGTTCCTGATCGCGATCGCCGGTCCGATCGTCAGCTTCCTGCTGGGCGGGGCGCTGCTGGGCGTGGCTGCCCTGGTCAACGTGGGGCAGGGCCTGGTCGCCCTGGGGTTGCTGCTGGGCGCGGTCAACGTCCAACTGGGGCTGTTCAACCTGATTCCGGGTTTTCCGCTCGACGGCGGACGGGTGCTCAGGGCCGGGCTCTGGGCCTGGTCGGGCGATTTCCACCGCGCCACCAAACACGCTTCCCTGGCCGGTCAGGGGTTCGGGATGGCCATCGGAGCGACCGGGGCGGTGTTGCTGGTCGGCGCCGCACCCGGCTGGATTCCCGGGCCGCTGGCGGCGAACGGCGGCTGGATCGGCCTGATCGGCCTCTTCCTCTTCGCAGCAGCGCGGGCGAGTCGCCGGCAGGCGGCCGTTCGAGCCTCCCTCGCGAGGGCCACGGTCGAGGAGCTGATGGTCCGCGACGTGGTCACCGTCCCCCCGGACCTGACGGTGGAGGCGGCGGTCACGGAGCATTTCCTGCGGCACGGCTACGGCGGGTTCCCTGTGGTGGAAGACGGGCAGTTGCTCGGGCTCGTGACGGTCCAGGACGTGCAGGCCCTGCCCCAGGCCCTGTGGCCCTGGCGGCAGGTCCGGGACATCATGCAGGCGCGGAGCAGCGCGATGGAGACCGGACCGCACATGTCGGCCATCGGGGCGCTGGAGCAGATGCTGCGGGAGGGGCAGGGCCGCCTGGTCGTCGTGCAGGACGGTCGCGTGATCGGGCTGGTGACGAGGTCCGCGATCGGCCGGTTCCTCCAGCTCCGCGGCCTGCGACGCTAA